From Anopheles coluzzii chromosome 3, AcolN3, whole genome shotgun sequence, the proteins below share one genomic window:
- the LOC120958012 gene encoding 2-(3-amino-3-carboxypropyl)histidine synthase subunit 1: MAAAQVEQQLPLPSDATKIVKAKPARKVFKGASRVVNKIPASLLNDPELNEAIAALPANYNFEVHKTIWRVRETKAQRVALQMPEGLLMFSLVLSDIIERFTEADTVIMGDVTYGACCVDDFTAKALGADLLVHYGHSCLIPIDQTTGIKVLYVFVDIKIDTLHFVESVKRNFPRDRPLAFVSTIQFVATLHAAAKELREAAGYDVLIPQSKPLSPGEILGCTAPRLQAGGGTEQSSAAAALRTLIYLGDGRFHLEAAMIANPGLEAYKYDPYEKKFTRELYDHEAMRRNRKRAIDEARDARRFGLILGTLGRQGSTKVLEHLERRLKHHGRDAVIILLSEIFPTKLARMEHIDAFVQVACPRLSIDWGTAFPKPLLTPYELSVALGDAEWNIPECTAATEEKPKPAPNLEVAYPMDFYANASLGEWTPNFKKLDICENSTGGCCGRCKDEKDREQKAGKENVSQQQQQKQLSLSVEEE; encoded by the exons CTGCTGAACGATCCGGAGCTGAACGAGGCCATCGCCGCCCTGCCCGCCAACTACAACTTCGAGGTGCACAAAACGATCTGGCGGGTGCGGGAAACGAAGGCGCAGCGGGTGGCACTGCAGATGCCCGAGGGTCTGCTGATGTTCTCGCTCGTGCTGAGCGACATTATCGAGCGGTTCACCGAGGCGGACACCGTCATCATGGGTGACGTCACGTACGGGGCCTGCTGCGTGGACGATTTCACTGCCAAGGCGCTCGGGGCGGACCTGCTGGTGCACTACGGGCACAGCTGCCTGATACCGATCGATCAGACCACCGGCATCAAGGTGCTGTACGTGTTCGTGGACATCAAGATCGACACGCTGCACTTCGTCGAGAGCGTCAAGCGTAACTTTCCCCGCGACCGGCCGCTAGCGTTCGTCAGCACGATCCAGTTCGTGGCGACGCTGCACGCGGCCGCCAAGGAGCTGCGCGAGGCGGCCGGGTACGATGTGCTCATACCGCAGTCCAAGCCGCTCAGCCCGGGCGAGATTTTGGGCTGCACGGCACCACGGCTGCAGGCGGGCGGTGGGACGGAACAAtcgtcggcggcggcagcactCCGCACCCTCATCTACCTGGGCGATGGGCGGTTCCATCTGGAGGCGGCCATGATTGCCAATCCGGGCCTCGAGGCGTACAAGTACGACCCGTACGAGAAGAAGTTTACCCGCGAGCTGTACGACCACGAGGCGATGCGGCGCAACCGCAAGCGCGCGATCGATGAGGCGCGCGATGCCCGCCGGTTCGGGCTGATACTGGGGACGCTGGGTCGCCAGGGCTCGACCAAGGTGCTGGAGCATCTGGAGCGCCGGCTGAAGCATCACGGCCGGGACGCGGTCATCATACTGCTGTCGGAGATCTTCCCCACCAAGCTGGCCCGCATGGAGCACATTGACGCGTTCGTGCAG GTTGCCTGCCCGCGACTGTCCATCGACTGGGGCACTGCCTTCCCGAAGCCGCTGCTCACACCGTACGAGCTGTCCGTCGCGCTCGGCGACGCCGAATGGAACATACCGGAGTGTACGGCGGCGACGGAGGAGAAACCCAAACCAGCGCCCAACCTGGAGGTGGCCTACCCGATGGACTTTTACGCGAACGCGAGCCTCGGCGAATGGACGCCCAACTTCAAGAAGCTTGACATCTGTGAAAACTCGACCGGCGGCTGCTGTGGCCGCTGCAAGGACGAAAAAGACAGGGAGCAAAAGGCGGGAAAGGAGAACgtctcgcagcagcagcagcagaaacaacTGTCGCTTAGTGTGGAAGAGGAGTAG